One stretch of Rosistilla oblonga DNA includes these proteins:
- a CDS encoding GNAT family N-acetyltransferase: MTRFRIDRLVKQNRSDFDCGNQALNEYLRRHAGQDQRRRCAVCFLAIENATDRIAGYYTLASGSVDLDRLPADVAKRLPRYPATPVIKIGRLAVAMTFQGTGLASALLADAYKRVLELDVGAFALAVDAIDDDAEAFYQHHGFLKLQSRTIGERLLLLPIV, translated from the coding sequence ATGACCCGGTTTCGAATCGATCGGCTCGTCAAACAGAATCGTTCCGATTTCGATTGCGGCAATCAAGCCCTCAATGAATATCTTCGACGGCACGCCGGGCAAGATCAGCGACGCCGATGTGCCGTCTGCTTTCTTGCGATCGAAAACGCGACCGATCGGATCGCAGGGTATTACACGCTCGCCTCCGGTTCGGTCGATCTGGATCGATTACCTGCGGACGTCGCCAAACGTCTGCCACGCTATCCCGCCACTCCAGTCATAAAAATCGGTAGGCTCGCCGTCGCGATGACGTTTCAGGGAACAGGGCTCGCTAGTGCGCTTCTTGCCGACGCCTACAAGCGGGTCCTCGAATTGGACGTAGGCGCATTCGCGTTAGCTGTAGACGCGATCGATGACGACGCGGAAGCGTTTTATCAGCACCACGGATTTCTGAAGCTGCAAAGTAGAACAATCGGCGAACGTCTACTCCTGCTCCCTATCGTTTAA
- a CDS encoding DUF1778 domain-containing protein, whose amino-acid sequence MAKSLKTDRIEARVEPSVRKLIVAAAQLEGRSVSEFLVASAKERAEAALYRQTVIRLTAEDQLRFAEAILDPPPLNDAMHEALALHEQLIDPS is encoded by the coding sequence ATGGCAAAGTCTTTGAAAACTGACCGGATCGAAGCGCGTGTCGAGCCTAGCGTCCGCAAGCTGATCGTCGCCGCGGCGCAGCTCGAGGGACGATCGGTCTCCGAGTTTTTAGTCGCTTCCGCCAAGGAACGAGCTGAAGCGGCGCTCTATCGCCAAACGGTCATCCGTCTGACTGCCGAGGATCAACTTCGATTTGCCGAAGCGATCCTCGATCCACCCCCACTTAACGATGCGATGCACGAGGCGTTGGCGTTGCACGAACAGTTGATCGATCCGTCATGA
- a CDS encoding ExbD/TolR family protein yields MRLPSGHGREPLELKMTPMIDVVFLLLVFFLWTSSFEEPEFLMPSAIADPPLAAGAEATLQPPPASEPFDEIIVRIQWTSGAATLLFNDQPLPSLDALRQRLQAILDVGVLPPVIVDPDPEVPMGDAIRVYDTARSLGFDRVFFAARADTAPPSSN; encoded by the coding sequence ATGCGTCTGCCCAGTGGTCATGGCCGCGAGCCGTTGGAATTGAAGATGACGCCGATGATCGACGTCGTCTTCCTGTTGCTGGTCTTCTTTCTCTGGACCAGCAGTTTTGAAGAGCCCGAGTTTCTGATGCCCTCAGCGATCGCCGATCCACCTCTCGCCGCCGGCGCGGAAGCGACGCTGCAACCGCCACCAGCCAGCGAACCGTTTGATGAAATCATCGTCCGCATCCAGTGGACAAGTGGTGCGGCGACGCTGTTGTTCAACGATCAACCGCTACCATCGTTGGACGCCCTGCGACAGCGACTGCAAGCGATCCTCGACGTCGGAGTCCTGCCGCCAGTGATCGTCGATCCCGATCCGGAGGTCCCAATGGGCGACGCGATCCGCGTCTACGACACCGCCCGCAGCCTCGGTTTCGACCGCGTCTTCTTCGCCGCCCGAGCCGACACCGCCCCACCATCCAGCAATTGA
- a CDS encoding ExbD/TolR family protein: MRTPSRTGRSDGSANMTPMIDVVFLLIIFFLVSSHLARQESRIPLDLPVADASVDQPPLNDVFTINVLPDGAWQVSGTEVDRAMLDRLLQSHHGEHGPDAAVRIRTDRSVAYGQVEPLLRAASGAGLWNASFAVYQETR; this comes from the coding sequence ATGCGAACTCCATCACGAACCGGTCGCTCCGATGGCTCAGCCAACATGACGCCGATGATCGACGTCGTCTTCCTGCTGATCATCTTCTTCCTCGTCTCGAGTCACTTGGCGCGGCAGGAGTCTCGGATTCCGTTGGATCTTCCCGTCGCCGATGCCTCCGTCGACCAACCGCCGCTAAACGATGTCTTCACGATCAACGTTCTCCCCGACGGGGCTTGGCAGGTCAGCGGCACCGAGGTCGATCGGGCGATGCTCGACCGATTGCTGCAATCCCATCACGGTGAACATGGCCCCGACGCCGCGGTTCGGATCCGCACCGATCGCAGCGTCGCGTACGGTCAAGTCGAACCGCTGCTTCGCGCCGCCAGCGGTGCCGGACTCTGGAACGCTTCGTTTGCGGTCTACCAGGAGACTCGCTGA
- a CDS encoding MotA/TolQ/ExbB proton channel family protein → MLNSSLAMAGLLAQTVDADAGGGSFWQILFSGGIVGLLIILLLFSLSLIAAFLIFDQFMALRRAEVIPEGVVEPIQKLLAERRVKEADAICRQKPSLLTFVMMSGLAEVDFGWPSVEKAMEEALAEQSARMMRRIEYLSVIGNIAPMVGLLGTVTGMIFAFQRVAISQGGAGAGDLAEGIYQALVTTVGGLIVAIPALGAFAVLRNRVDGLVAEVAYLAQHAMSGLKRRSVKRPVPGTPIPPVQ, encoded by the coding sequence ATGCTCAACAGTTCGCTCGCCATGGCCGGCCTGCTAGCTCAAACCGTCGATGCGGACGCCGGCGGTGGTTCGTTTTGGCAGATCCTGTTCAGCGGCGGGATCGTCGGCCTGCTGATCATCCTGCTGCTGTTCTCGCTGAGTCTGATCGCCGCGTTTTTGATCTTCGACCAATTCATGGCGCTACGGCGGGCGGAGGTGATCCCAGAAGGAGTCGTCGAACCGATCCAAAAGTTGCTCGCCGAGCGACGCGTCAAAGAAGCCGACGCCATCTGCCGCCAGAAGCCAAGTCTATTGACCTTTGTGATGATGAGCGGTCTGGCGGAAGTCGATTTTGGTTGGCCGAGCGTCGAAAAGGCGATGGAGGAAGCGTTGGCCGAACAGTCGGCGCGGATGATGCGACGGATCGAATACCTTTCGGTGATCGGCAACATCGCCCCGATGGTCGGCTTGTTAGGAACGGTCACCGGGATGATCTTCGCCTTCCAACGCGTCGCGATCTCGCAAGGCGGCGCGGGTGCAGGCGACTTGGCCGAAGGGATCTATCAAGCGCTTGTGACAACCGTCGGTGGGCTGATCGTCGCCATCCCCGCGTTGGGCGCGTTTGCCGTGCTGCGAAATCGAGTCGATGGTCTGGTGGCCGAAGTCGCTTACCTGGCGCAACATGCGATGAGTGGACTGAAACGACGCAGCGTCAAACGCCCTGTTCCCGGCACGCCGATTCCTCCAGTTCAATAA
- a CDS encoding HEAT repeat domain-containing protein, whose product MSQPATRTSRIVNQYRRYLDASDSLDFFRTVNESYTVDTLLTLLRRGDSESRRASALALSMVGDVRATEALGHRLSDRDRGVRLIADDAFRAILVRDAAPSHHQNLLQVMHLNDGGEFAAALTPAMILVQQAPRYAEAHHQLAIAYLGLQEYASADCAFRNCLWHCRFHYLAWSGLADCRRAIGDQREALKHLHRAIAICPDFESARIQARAIRRSLNRNPPTH is encoded by the coding sequence GTGTCTCAACCTGCTACCCGCACCTCCCGGATCGTCAACCAATACCGACGCTACCTCGATGCGTCGGATTCACTCGACTTTTTCCGCACGGTCAACGAGTCCTACACGGTCGACACGCTGCTGACGCTGCTGCGCCGCGGCGACAGCGAATCGCGTCGGGCATCGGCGCTGGCGTTGAGCATGGTCGGCGACGTCCGTGCGACCGAGGCGTTGGGGCATCGATTGAGCGACCGCGATCGCGGCGTCCGATTGATCGCCGACGATGCCTTTCGAGCGATCTTGGTCCGCGATGCGGCACCATCGCACCATCAGAACCTATTGCAGGTGATGCATCTGAACGACGGCGGCGAATTCGCCGCCGCCCTGACTCCCGCGATGATCCTTGTTCAGCAAGCCCCCCGCTATGCCGAAGCCCATCACCAACTGGCGATCGCTTATTTGGGACTGCAAGAATACGCGAGCGCCGATTGTGCCTTTAGGAATTGTTTGTGGCATTGCCGATTCCATTATTTGGCTTGGTCGGGACTGGCCGATTGTCGCCGCGCGATCGGCGATCAACGCGAAGCCTTAAAACATCTGCACCGCGCGATCGCAATCTGTCCCGATTTTGAATCGGCCCGAATTCAAGCCCGCGCGATCCGCCGCTCGCTGAATCGCAACCCGCCGACTCACTAG
- the guaB gene encoding IMP dehydrogenase codes for MSQEKLIQEGFTFDDVLLTPQYSAVVPSEVDTSTHLTSNIRLQIPLISSPMDTVTESEMAIALAKVGGLGVIHKNLSIEAQTEEVLKVKRSANGIIFDPVTLHPDEKVSRAQELMDQKNVSGIPIVYADGKLAGILTRRDLRFLESPDRLISEVMTHENLVTAVGNVTLEEAERILTEKRVEKLLLVDEERILTGLITIKDIDMMQRFPSASKDGQGRLRVGAAIGVHDYERAESLINQGVDILTVDSAHGHSKNVIETVKKLKQQWQIDLIAGNVATADGARDLIDAGVDAIKVGIGPGSICTTRVISGVGVPQVTAIMEAARVANERNIPIIADGGIRFSGDITKAIAAGAKVVMIGSLFAGLTESPGKMILYQGRTFKAYRGMGSIGAMAQGSSERYRQSATESGKLVPEGVEGRVPFKGPLSEYVFQLVGGLRAGMGYIGTQTIEELRTRARFIKVSAATVRENHPHDIAITQEAPNYSPEVHHSGDSN; via the coding sequence ATGTCCCAAGAGAAACTGATCCAAGAAGGCTTTACGTTCGACGACGTGCTGCTGACGCCCCAATACAGCGCCGTTGTTCCGTCGGAAGTCGATACCAGCACACACCTTACGTCCAATATTCGGCTGCAAATTCCGCTTATCAGTTCGCCGATGGACACGGTCACCGAGAGCGAGATGGCGATCGCATTGGCCAAGGTTGGGGGGCTCGGAGTTATCCACAAGAACCTCTCGATCGAAGCGCAGACCGAAGAGGTGTTGAAGGTGAAACGGAGCGCCAACGGAATCATTTTTGATCCCGTCACGCTCCACCCCGACGAAAAGGTCAGCCGCGCACAAGAGCTGATGGACCAGAAAAACGTCTCGGGGATCCCGATCGTCTACGCCGACGGCAAGCTGGCGGGGATCTTGACCCGGCGAGATCTTCGTTTCCTAGAGTCGCCAGACCGCCTAATCAGCGAAGTCATGACTCATGAGAACTTAGTGACGGCTGTAGGGAATGTAACGCTTGAGGAAGCTGAGCGGATATTAACGGAAAAAAGAGTAGAGAAGCTTTTGCTGGTTGACGAAGAAAGGATACTGACGGGACTTATAACGATCAAAGACATCGACATGATGCAGCGTTTCCCCAGCGCCAGCAAAGACGGCCAAGGCCGATTGCGGGTCGGGGCGGCGATCGGTGTGCACGATTACGAGCGTGCCGAAAGCCTGATCAACCAAGGGGTCGACATCCTCACGGTTGATAGTGCTCATGGACATTCGAAGAACGTTATCGAGACCGTCAAGAAACTTAAGCAACAATGGCAGATCGACTTGATCGCAGGCAACGTGGCTACGGCCGACGGAGCTCGCGATTTGATCGATGCTGGCGTCGACGCGATTAAGGTGGGGATCGGACCTGGTTCGATCTGCACGACTCGCGTGATCAGTGGCGTTGGTGTCCCTCAAGTGACAGCGATCATGGAAGCTGCTCGCGTTGCAAATGAAAGAAACATTCCCATCATTGCCGATGGCGGTATTCGATTCAGCGGAGACATAACCAAGGCGATTGCAGCGGGTGCAAAAGTCGTGATGATTGGCAGCTTGTTTGCCGGTCTGACCGAAAGCCCCGGAAAGATGATCCTGTACCAAGGGCGGACGTTTAAAGCGTACCGTGGCATGGGATCGATCGGTGCAATGGCTCAGGGTTCGAGCGAGCGATATCGTCAGAGCGCGACCGAGAGTGGAAAGCTGGTCCCCGAAGGAGTCGAGGGCCGCGTTCCGTTTAAGGGACCGCTTAGCGAATACGTCTTCCAATTGGTTGGCGGTTTGCGGGCAGGGATGGGTTACATCGGCACACAGACGATTGAGGAGCTGCGGACTCGCGCACGCTTCATCAAAGTCTCGGCTGCAACCGTCCGGGAGAACCATCCGCATGATATCGCGATTACGCAGGAAGCACCGAATTACAGCCCCGAAGTTCATCACTCGGGCGATTCGAATTAG
- a CDS encoding TolC family protein, with protein sequence MQRYRSLLSAIAIAIGISGELCAQRIDRSTQPIASEGSESIQQSTAQPSELWSPKGLSTRSRQLEYRPENDVVTVAQNASPASADRPDVKKVDPSLFRDPAIEPVKNLPTDYPPVRHRIYPDSSPCPKPENPDDDTAVIVLVQREPDRVASRNIKPEPTPEPLPERLFPEPRVASLHTFQAPTASPVQPAPTATQVSMAPRSQLHPPVVAPQNTEPQLPAELLPPLRSVSPQGQQAAVPLPPGNPEAAPAATDELLLVPIDTPWWEALVARPLRPDTSPLSVTLEQLIVGALNHSNQIKVFSKLPLIRATTVGEADAAFDWNSFLSNRWDDISDPVGSTLTVGGNATRFNDHNLSGAAGLRRQTHSGAQVEMSQRLGWQDNNSNFFVPAPQGTSQLTLRMSQPLMRGRGTVYNNSITVLAQIDRRQADDEFQRQLQGHLLEVMRSYWELYLERGVLLQKLQSYQRAAEIARQLELRAQLDASESQLVSAQATLAQRRSDLFRAQSAVVNAESKIRALVNDPALDTSDACELIPAEPPSIETYLVDMELQRALAVQNRPEISQAIKQIKSASVRLNMSKHELLPVLNLVTEAYVSGLQGDGDVAASLARQFDTGAGSYGVGFEYELPVGNRGAKFRNRRRMLELSQLQYQYKSTLSTVQLEVEIAVRELQTSQREMTAKFEAQQARTRQLETLMQRWQRNMNDAVTGSFALENLLDAQERVAQAEFEYLQSQLTYNLSIGNLHRATGTLLQSEEVSQYRVSDFEPARGTAR encoded by the coding sequence ATGCAACGGTACCGTAGCCTTCTGAGCGCCATCGCGATCGCGATCGGAATCAGCGGAGAGCTATGCGCCCAACGTATCGACCGCTCCACGCAACCGATCGCCTCCGAAGGAAGTGAATCGATTCAACAGTCGACCGCGCAGCCCTCAGAACTCTGGTCGCCCAAGGGGTTATCGACCCGCAGCCGTCAGTTGGAATACCGTCCCGAGAACGATGTTGTCACCGTTGCACAAAACGCTTCGCCCGCGTCGGCAGATCGTCCCGATGTGAAGAAGGTCGATCCAAGTCTGTTCCGCGATCCCGCCATCGAACCGGTAAAGAATCTCCCCACCGATTACCCGCCAGTGCGGCATCGCATTTATCCCGATTCTTCGCCATGTCCGAAGCCTGAAAATCCAGACGACGACACGGCGGTGATCGTGCTGGTTCAACGCGAACCTGATCGGGTAGCGTCGCGCAATATCAAACCCGAACCGACACCTGAACCGCTTCCGGAGCGACTGTTTCCCGAACCGCGAGTCGCTTCGCTGCACACATTTCAGGCGCCGACGGCGTCGCCTGTGCAACCTGCGCCAACGGCGACTCAGGTCTCGATGGCTCCCCGGTCGCAGCTTCACCCGCCGGTCGTGGCGCCACAAAATACCGAACCTCAATTACCGGCAGAGCTCCTGCCACCGTTACGGTCGGTGAGTCCCCAGGGGCAGCAAGCGGCAGTGCCGTTGCCCCCGGGGAATCCCGAGGCGGCCCCCGCTGCAACCGATGAACTGCTGTTGGTCCCCATCGATACGCCTTGGTGGGAAGCGCTTGTGGCTCGACCGCTGCGGCCCGATACGTCGCCGCTGTCGGTGACGCTGGAACAATTGATCGTCGGTGCGTTGAATCACTCGAATCAAATCAAGGTCTTTTCAAAGTTGCCGTTGATTCGTGCAACAACCGTCGGCGAAGCTGATGCCGCCTTCGATTGGAATTCGTTCCTCAGCAACCGCTGGGACGACATCAGCGATCCCGTTGGCAGCACTCTAACAGTTGGCGGTAACGCCACGCGATTCAACGACCATAATCTGTCGGGAGCCGCCGGATTGCGCCGTCAGACTCACAGCGGTGCACAAGTTGAAATGTCCCAGCGGCTCGGCTGGCAAGATAACAACTCCAACTTTTTTGTCCCCGCACCGCAGGGAACATCGCAGTTGACATTGCGGATGAGCCAGCCGTTGATGCGTGGCCGCGGCACCGTCTACAACAACTCGATCACCGTGTTGGCTCAGATCGACCGCCGACAAGCCGACGACGAATTTCAACGCCAGCTGCAGGGACACCTTCTGGAAGTTATGCGCAGCTACTGGGAACTCTACCTGGAACGAGGCGTGTTGCTTCAGAAGCTGCAATCGTATCAGCGAGCCGCCGAGATCGCGCGACAGTTGGAATTGCGGGCTCAACTGGACGCATCGGAGAGTCAACTTGTTTCGGCCCAAGCAACGCTCGCGCAACGTCGTTCGGATTTGTTCCGGGCTCAATCGGCAGTCGTCAATGCGGAGAGCAAGATCCGCGCTTTGGTCAACGATCCGGCGCTCGACACTTCGGACGCCTGCGAGCTGATCCCTGCCGAACCACCATCGATCGAAACCTATCTGGTCGACATGGAACTCCAGCGGGCACTCGCGGTTCAGAACCGCCCCGAGATCTCGCAAGCGATCAAACAGATCAAATCGGCCAGCGTGCGATTGAATATGTCCAAACACGAACTGCTGCCGGTGCTGAACCTCGTCACCGAAGCGTATGTCAGTGGTTTGCAAGGCGATGGCGACGTCGCCGCTTCGCTGGCACGCCAGTTCGATACCGGAGCGGGCAGCTATGGAGTGGGATTCGAATACGAATTACCAGTCGGAAATCGCGGCGCGAAATTTCGCAACCGCCGCCGAATGTTGGAGCTGAGCCAATTGCAGTACCAATACAAATCGACGCTTTCGACGGTTCAGTTGGAAGTCGAAATCGCGGTCCGCGAATTGCAAACCTCGCAGCGCGAGATGACTGCAAAGTTCGAGGCGCAACAGGCGCGAACGCGGCAACTGGAGACTCTCATGCAGCGCTGGCAACGCAATATGAACGATGCCGTCACTGGAAGCTTTGCCTTGGAAAATCTGCTCGATGCCCAGGAACGCGTTGCACAAGCGGAGTTCGAATATTTGCAGAGTCAGCTGACCTACAATCTGAGTATCGGAAACCTACATCGCGCCACCGGCACGCTGTTGCAATCCGAAGAGGTCAGCCAATATCGTGTCAGCGATTTTGAACCGGCTCGAGGGACCGCCAGGTAA
- a CDS encoding efflux RND transporter periplasmic adaptor subunit, translating into MGSLTATSDSLSPDAQHSCVDLGGVVLTLRDDLRFTLQHDGSADTYLIEDPVRTKFYRVGISEFTFISLLDGYVSIAEAHGLASSALAAEALADHEMAGLCRWLVENQLASTPASLSSCRMAQQGGRERLRKRLASLSPISPKLRLGNPDRAIGAIAPLLGWWFSPFGFLVWMLVLGFGLMSLLGAADRIDQSAQTVIDRNNWIWLAATWFLLKLVHESAHGLACKRFGGSIREFGIILFMLIPLPYVDVTSAWRFRSRLHRILTSAAGVMAELMIAALAAILWSRSSSPLVTQHAFNVMLSGSLITLLFNANPLMRFDAYYILTDWLGMPNLATHASQMLRTAARKFFFGIDGSMPHGQLRWPWFVAGYGVAALIWRIAMCVALLIAAERMLWGAGLVLAMFAAVLWFVLPLAKAIHFLIWGTSSCQPDRRQFGKAIAIVSLLVASILSLPWYGHSRVPAIVDYEPMVQVRAPTKGFVKRVAVRSGQYVRAGQVLVELENQPLQWKTAELAAQAEQSQVRARVYAASHRTAACEVELQQLAAIEAQLEDRRQMLANLVIRASDSGIVIGDAIESLQGTYVATGESLMTLGPAGRRRVRALVPQRELEYFVSRVGQDVRVQIDGSPGSEGCLEHVDPRGDTHLSHDALSAAAGGAIATSTNDPGDGRSEKGIAVDASDDPESRGFEATETYFAATVRVDQSMLQNQLGATGWVGFRSHRGTVAAVLWDLVCKWDARRRQTLQSG; encoded by the coding sequence ATGGGATCCTTGACGGCAACATCCGATTCGCTCTCGCCTGACGCGCAGCACAGTTGCGTCGATCTGGGCGGCGTCGTGCTGACGCTGCGCGACGATCTGCGGTTTACGTTGCAACACGATGGATCTGCCGATACGTATTTGATCGAAGATCCCGTGCGGACGAAGTTCTATCGCGTGGGAATCTCGGAGTTCACGTTCATCTCGCTGCTCGATGGCTACGTTTCCATCGCCGAAGCCCATGGATTGGCCTCCTCGGCGTTGGCTGCTGAAGCACTCGCCGATCACGAGATGGCGGGACTGTGTCGGTGGTTAGTCGAAAATCAATTGGCGTCGACTCCCGCATCACTATCCTCCTGCCGAATGGCACAGCAGGGAGGGCGGGAGCGGTTGCGGAAACGATTGGCCAGTCTGAGTCCGATCAGTCCGAAACTGCGGCTGGGCAATCCCGATCGGGCAATCGGGGCGATCGCTCCACTGTTAGGATGGTGGTTTTCGCCGTTCGGATTTTTAGTCTGGATGCTGGTCCTTGGATTCGGCCTGATGTCGCTGTTGGGTGCTGCGGATCGGATCGACCAATCGGCCCAAACTGTGATCGACCGGAACAATTGGATCTGGCTCGCAGCGACTTGGTTTCTATTGAAACTGGTTCACGAATCGGCGCACGGGTTGGCCTGCAAACGGTTTGGCGGATCGATTCGCGAGTTTGGCATCATCTTATTCATGCTGATTCCGCTCCCCTACGTAGACGTTACGTCGGCTTGGCGATTCCGCTCGCGATTGCACCGGATTCTGACATCGGCCGCTGGCGTGATGGCTGAATTGATGATAGCTGCGTTGGCGGCGATTTTGTGGAGCCGATCGTCTTCGCCGCTGGTGACGCAACACGCGTTTAACGTCATGCTTTCGGGCAGCTTGATCACATTGTTGTTCAACGCCAATCCATTGATGCGGTTCGATGCCTACTACATCCTGACCGACTGGCTGGGAATGCCGAACCTCGCCACGCACGCCAGTCAGATGTTGCGTACCGCGGCGCGGAAGTTCTTTTTCGGAATCGATGGCAGCATGCCACACGGACAGCTACGTTGGCCGTGGTTCGTCGCCGGCTATGGCGTTGCCGCTTTGATCTGGCGGATCGCGATGTGTGTTGCTTTGTTGATCGCTGCCGAACGGATGCTGTGGGGCGCGGGGCTGGTGTTGGCAATGTTTGCCGCGGTGCTTTGGTTTGTCTTGCCGTTGGCCAAGGCGATCCATTTTCTGATTTGGGGCACCAGCAGTTGCCAGCCGGACCGCCGACAGTTTGGCAAAGCGATTGCGATCGTGTCGCTTCTTGTTGCTAGCATTCTGTCGCTGCCGTGGTACGGCCACTCGCGAGTCCCTGCGATTGTCGACTATGAACCGATGGTTCAAGTTCGCGCCCCGACAAAGGGCTTTGTCAAACGTGTCGCTGTCCGCAGCGGTCAATACGTTCGCGCCGGCCAGGTGCTGGTGGAACTTGAAAACCAGCCGCTGCAATGGAAGACAGCCGAGCTGGCCGCGCAAGCCGAACAATCACAGGTCCGCGCTCGCGTCTATGCTGCATCGCATCGGACGGCGGCATGCGAAGTGGAACTGCAACAGCTTGCCGCGATCGAAGCTCAACTGGAAGATCGCAGGCAGATGCTAGCGAACCTGGTGATCCGGGCGTCCGATTCCGGAATTGTGATCGGCGACGCGATCGAATCGTTGCAGGGAACCTACGTTGCGACCGGCGAATCCTTGATGACGCTGGGGCCTGCGGGCCGGCGGCGAGTTCGCGCGCTCGTGCCGCAGCGAGAACTCGAATATTTCGTCTCGCGAGTCGGTCAGGATGTCCGCGTCCAAATCGATGGCAGCCCGGGGAGCGAAGGTTGCTTGGAACACGTCGATCCGCGCGGCGACACACATCTATCCCACGACGCGTTAAGCGCAGCGGCGGGGGGCGCGATCGCGACCTCCACCAACGATCCAGGGGACGGCCGATCCGAGAAAGGGATCGCGGTCGACGCGTCGGACGATCCCGAATCTCGCGGCTTTGAAGCGACCGAGACCTACTTTGCAGCGACTGTGCGGGTCGATCAAAGCATGCTGCAGAATCAGCTCGGGGCAACCGGTTGGGTTGGCTTTCGCTCGCACCGCGGTACTGTCGCCGCAGTGCTGTGGGATCTGGTTTGCAAATGGGACGCCAGGCGGCGGCAAACACTCCAATCGGGGTGA